CCCTCACTATGAGCCTCTGGGGTAGTCAGTCGTGTTAACGCATTCTTAAGAGGACTAAACAGGCACAGAGCTTAAGAACCAGCCTAAGGTCACACGACCAGTACGCAGTAGAGCCAGGACTGCCCCGGTAGCCAACTGGAGACCCCTGAAATCCGTCACACCCAAAACCAAGCTCACACTCACCCCTTCCCTTTAAATGAACCTGACCCCGTCAGGAAAGCCTGATTCATGAAATCCTgattctgcagcctgtgctcttcTGCCCCACAGCTCAGGCCCCCACAAGCCCCGTTCAGGTCCCGCCCTGTCTGAAGCCCACAGCTGCAGTCAACTCTTGTTTCCCTAGCCTCTGGTGCCCCATCACCCTCACCATCCAGCCTCCACACACAATCCCTCTGCTTACTTCCCCTCGAAGCAGAATAAAGATCTAGGAATGGGGACCCTGGGAGGGCCTCTGACAAGGCCCCATGTGATCTGGCCTTGGCCAGGCCACCCACGACTCCACCAACTTCCTCTTATCTTTCCTGAAACCTGCTCTTCTTCAGACACACCAAGTCTGTTCCAGCCCAGGCCTGGGTGTCTGCACTTGCTTGTCCCTCGCTGCCTGAGACTCTTCCCATTCAGGCCCCTGCTCAAGCGTCACTTCTAGAGAGACCTACAGAGCACACTGCCGCCATAACCCTCCACCTCCTTACCCGGGCTTATCTTCCTTCATGTGACACGTGACTTATGTTCCCTGACGTCTTATTGTAGCTTTCTGTAGTTTCTGTCTCTCCCACCAGAATGAACACCCTGTGAGAGGCAAGGTGTCTGTTCCATTATCTACTGCTGAATCTGAGACCTAGAACAGGGGCTGGCACACAGTACATATGTGCTGAATGAATGCCTGAACTCACTGAGCAGCTTAGATCACAGCCGCATAAGCCCACCCCCCAATCAAACACCTTTAGGACTCTCAGGTCCTCACCCTGACGTTCAAGGACTTCCTTGACCCTCCCAACTCTCTCCTCCCAAGCGCTCCACATAGAACCTCTGCTTTAACCAAACCAGCACCCACAAAGCAACCTCACTCCACCCTGCCTTCCTGTGCTTCCCTCTGCTGGACAGGCACTCCCAAAGGCCACTTCCCTGGAGGAAACGTCACCTGATCCCCCAGTCAGTGTTCAGTCAAACAGCCTCAGCTACTCAActactctgagcttcctggacacTCCAAACTAGGCCCCAGACCTGGCACGGGGCATGTACTGCCCAGCCTAGTATCCACCTTCAggaaatatctgctgaatgatgGCTATTTGGGTAGAAGTGTCCCCTGAACATGCTCTGGCCTCAGCCAGAGACATGGGTTTCTTGCAGTTTCATCTTCAGATGTTCTGTCTCTCAGACCAGAGCTACTTCTGGAAGCTAGGCTGGCAGAAGCGTGGGGGTCTTGAGCAAAACAGCTACTTCGTGGGAAGGCAGGTCCAGGTGAGCCAAACCAGCCCAACTTTCCAAGAGGAGCAAAAAATCAATACATGAATGCGAAACTTGCCGtttaaaatattagtaattaATTCAGAGTCACTAGCCAGGATGATAAACACACTGCAGCTCACACGTCCTGCCTATTTGCTCCTGTCAGCGAACCTCCACACTTCTGCTTTTCCAGCATTCGACAAGCACCTCTCACACACTTGTCGCGTGCCTGCTGATCTGTGACTCCAAGCACCGGGCCAGGCTGTGCCCGTGAGGCCCAGCAGTTCCACCCTGACCTTACCTTCATTATGTTGAGCTCTCCTTCTCTCATCCCGTGGTGTCCTGGTTCCGTCGATTTTcctagaaaagaatagaaaaaataggTGCATGTTACCTCCAGCCTGGTCCAAACGTTTATTAAGGAGTCAGACTTAAAAATGATTTCTGCAACACACATCCATatgcaaagagagaaaaagaaagagagagagagagagagagagagagagagagagagagagagagagagagagagagagagaatatggtattttctttacttaaactaaagaaacaaaaactgaccAAAAAATATACCAACTGCCTGCCGTGTACTCAACTGCCTGGCTCCGATTTCAGAAACGCATTCCCTTCCTTGGGCCCCCACACCAGGCCCTCCCAGTGTCCCCTACTCCTGGGACCAGGTCTCCTGCACATACGGGGAGTAGGGGTGTGTCCGGGGTGCAATTGTCCTCTGCGTTCCTGTCTGAAGCACATCCTGGGGCGTCATCATGACATAGAACTGGCCTGCAGGGAAAGCAGGGGTTAGTGCTAAAACTGGGGACAGAGTCAGAACTGGCTGGGGGAGCTTCCCTCCCTGCTAGGCCTGTTGCCTCCCCTGCCTTCCGCCCtggccccttccttcctttacctCCAGCCTGCAAGCTCTGGTCTGTGGTCTGTACGGACACAGCCGTGGTATCTCCCACACTGGACGCTGGGAAATAGGCAAATCGTGCCTCCCCACTGACAGCCTCAGCTGCCGGGCTGCCACCATTGCTGAAGGGATTTTGGATTACAGCCTAGGGAGTAGGAGGACAGAGGCCACCCTTAGCCATCTTTGTTCCCCAATCCATCCCCTAGCTGCCATATTTGATGCTTACTGCATTCTCTAGGTAGAGTGGAGAACCCCTGTGTGTGCCACTCTGCCCTGTGTTTCACAGCCCTGGAACTCGACAGATACTCAGCAATCACTTAGTGAACTGACCCACTCTTAAAGTCTTAGAGACTTTCCTGTTACCGTGATCCccctttcacagaaaaaaaaaaaaaaaaaaaaaagttgttccaAAGATCTTGCCCCAAGTTTCACTGTGCAGAACAGAGATTCCACCTGAGGGCCTGAAGGCAGCATCTTGGTTCCACGTGCCCCACCCCCTGGGGCTCCCCAAGAACAGAATCAGTGTCCCTTCAACATCCCCCCAGGGGTTGCTGGGCACCTACCAGTGGGAAGGGCGCTGCGGGACCTGGGGGCACAGAGGCAGCAGCGGGGCCGGGGCGCTGGGTGGCCCCATCCACACCCACCTGGGTCACAGCCTGCTGCCCCCCCGCGAAGGCAGCCGTAGACACGACGCTGACGGCGCCTGCTGTGTCGCCCTGGCCGTCCAGCTGACCATCAGTCACCTGGACTACGCGGTATGTCACCTGCAGGGGGCGGCAGAGAAGGAAGACCCGCGCTGGGGCCCGGATAGGGACCAGGTCCGAGCCCCTCCCATCCCGCCCACTCTACCCCGGGCTCAACCCTCCACTTGCCCGCCGGTCTCCGGGCCCGCAGGCTCACCTGTCCTCCATTATTCTCTGTGCGGAATTGGTACTGGATGTTGTGGTCGCCGAACGCCGCCTGCTGGACGCTGGCGATGGCCACCGCCGTCTGCTCCTCCGCCCCAGGGCCGTCCCCGCCTGCGGTCGGAGGAGGGTAGGGGGGATGGTCAGAGGTGGCGCGGGTCAGGGCGCTCCCAGTGCCCTCCCGGGCGCAGGTCGCGGCCCCGGTGGGCCCCGCGAGCACTCACCTTCCTGCAGCTCGACGCCCTCCTCTGCCTCGGGTCCCTTGTCGTGACTGCGGGGAGGACGGGAAGAAGAGGGCATCAAGGttgcccgcgcccccgccccttCACCCAGGTGCAGAGCCCCCATCCCGCCCGCCCCAGCCTGGGGCTGCAGCACCGCCAGGTCCGGGGGCCAGGGATATTCGCGCGGGTCCTCCCTCCCTCGCGGCCTCCATTTTGAGCTGGGCCCGGCGGCCGCTCGGGATCATGGCGGCCCGGCCGCCAGGCCGAAGGGCCGGGGCCAGGGCGCGCGGGGGCGCGGACCCGCCGGGCTCCCTTAcctggcggcggcagcagcagcggtAGCCGAGGCAGCAGGATCCAGACCCGGGTCCAGCATGTccatggggggggtgggggcggggggggcgccgggcccaggggggaggggaggggaggggaggggagggagggaggggagggggcgggcggcCGGGGGGGCCCCGAGCCCGGCGCTCACGCCGCGCGGCAGGAGGGGACGGAGGAGACACGGGAGCCGCTCGCGCTGATCACGGGGACAAACAGTGGGGTCATGTGAGGAGGAgatgccgccgccgccgccgccgccgccgctgctcctGCAGCCGCCTCCGCCCTCTCGCCCGCCGGCCGGCTCCCGGCGGCTCTAGGCTCCGGGACGCAGCGCAGCCGCCCCCCGCCCGCTCTACGCGGCCCTCGGGCCTCCTTCCCTGAgtagccgccgccgccgcgacTTTGTTTTTTAACCCGGCCCGCCCTGGATGGCCGCAGCCTCTCCCCTGGGTCGCCGGCTCGCGCGTCCGCTGCCCGGCCTGGCCCAGTGCGGCGGCGGATCGCtgctgcagccgccgccgccgctttctattttttcccccttttttttcctcctttacttgagctgcgcgcgcgcggcggcggcggcgcgagCCCGGGGCCGACGCGCGCAGGGGGAGGGCAGCCCCCGGGGAGCGCGCGCGCTGTCCGTCTCTGATGGAGGGCGGGCGCGCGGGCCCGGGTGTCGGCGGGGCGCGAGGtcgccgtcgccgccgccgcctccgcggCCGCCGCCCCGGCACCCGCCGGCGGGCTGCCCGAGTGGAACGCGGGCCCGGATGGAACGCCGGGGAACCCGGAGGAGGGGCTCTGGTCGCCGGGAACGAGGCAGGCGGCGGGGTTTGGAGACAGAAAAGTAggtcgggggggaggggtggatggggtggaaggggagaggggcgcgcacgcgcgcccCCGGTGGCCGCGCTGTGGCGCGCGAAGGCGGGGGCCCGAGGCGCATGCGCACGtctgggcggggccgggggcgcgcACGCAGGGCGGGGCGGAGCCAGCGTGGGTCACGTATTCTTGGCCGCCGAGCGACGGAGAAGGCAAGAGCTGGTCCCTTCCTCCTGGATCGGGGCGTAAGTCCCAAGAGAGAACTGGACATGCGGCCTTTTGCAGACACACACAGCAGCTGTCCGGGCTCCCCACCTCGCGCAGCAAAACAAACGCTTCCCTCCAGACTTAGGGCTTGTGATCATAAGTTTTATTAGTCTTAGGAGAAGATCATCGATAATTCCTCAAattaaaaaagtacaaaagttACATACAAAACGTTGAGATCAAACGACTAAACTTTCCCGACTCAGGCCCAAGTTCtgcaagggaaaaggaaagaaggatgtGAGCTGGGGAGGACTGGAGAAGAGGGTCCAGGAAGGCTCTTAGAGCCAGGTAGGGCCATTCACTCACCTTCTTAAGCCTCCGCTCCCGTGAGGCCTGGGAGTCCGTCTCAGAG
Above is a genomic segment from Kogia breviceps isolate mKogBre1 chromosome 18, mKogBre1 haplotype 1, whole genome shotgun sequence containing:
- the USF2 gene encoding upstream stimulatory factor 2; the protein is MDMLDPGLDPAASATAAAAAASHDKGPEAEEGVELQEGGDGPGAEEQTAVAIASVQQAAFGDHNIQYQFRTENNGGQVTYRVVQVTDGQLDGQGDTAGAVSVVSTAAFAGGQQAVTQVGVDGATQRPGPAAASVPPGPAAPFPLAVIQNPFSNGGSPAAEAVSGEARFAYFPASSVGDTTAVSVQTTDQSLQAGGQFYVMMTPQDVLQTGTQRTIAPRTHPYSPKIDGTRTPRDERRRAQHNEVERRRRDKINNWIVQLSKIIPDCNADNSKTGASKGGILSKACDYIRELRQTNQRMQETFKEAERLQMDNELLRQQIEELKNENAVLRAQLQQHNLEMVGESARQ